From the genome of Virgibacillus proomii, one region includes:
- the glnA gene encoding type I glutamate--ammonia ligase — protein MGQGYTREDVVRRIKEENVRFIRLQFTDMLGTIKNVEIPLSQLDKALDNKMMFDGSSIEGFVRIEESDMYLYPDLDTFVVFPWTSDKGKVARFICDIYKTDGTPFEGDPRYNLKRNLKKMQELGFDAFNIGTEPEFFLFKLDDKGEPSLELNDHGGYFDLAPTDLGENCRRDIVLELEEMGFEIEASHHEVAPGQHEIDFKYSDAVKHADDIQTFKLVVKTIARKHNLHATFMPKPLFGVNGSGMHVNMSLFKNGENAFYDKNGEMGLSKTAFQFISGIIKHASSFTAITNPTVNSYKRLVPGYEAPSYIAWSGANRSCLMRIPNSRGISTRVEARSVDPSANPYLALAALLAAGLDGIENKLTPPPAVDRNIYVMTKEEREENGVHDLPSTLADALEKLKKSDVIINSLGDHLFEHFIEAKEIEWEMFKTQVHPWEREQYLRMY, from the coding sequence ATGGGACAAGGTTATACGAGAGAAGATGTGGTAAGACGGATTAAGGAGGAAAATGTGCGATTCATTCGTCTGCAATTTACAGATATGCTAGGCACGATCAAAAATGTAGAAATTCCTCTGAGCCAATTAGACAAAGCGTTAGATAATAAAATGATGTTTGATGGTTCATCCATTGAAGGCTTTGTTCGTATCGAGGAATCAGATATGTATTTATATCCTGATTTAGACACATTTGTTGTATTCCCATGGACATCGGATAAAGGTAAGGTTGCTCGCTTCATTTGTGACATCTATAAAACCGATGGAACACCGTTTGAAGGAGATCCACGTTATAATTTAAAAAGAAACTTGAAGAAAATGCAAGAACTTGGATTTGATGCGTTTAATATTGGAACAGAGCCTGAATTTTTCCTTTTTAAACTAGATGATAAAGGCGAACCATCTTTAGAGTTAAATGATCATGGCGGTTATTTTGACCTTGCCCCAACGGATTTAGGAGAGAATTGCCGTAGAGACATTGTATTAGAACTAGAAGAAATGGGCTTTGAAATTGAAGCTTCTCATCATGAAGTGGCTCCTGGACAGCATGAAATTGACTTTAAATATTCTGATGCCGTGAAGCATGCTGATGATATTCAAACATTTAAATTGGTTGTAAAAACAATAGCAAGAAAGCATAATTTGCACGCTACATTTATGCCTAAACCATTATTCGGAGTAAACGGATCTGGAATGCATGTAAATATGTCCTTATTTAAAAATGGTGAAAATGCTTTTTATGATAAAAATGGCGAGATGGGATTAAGTAAAACAGCTTTTCAATTTATTTCTGGTATTATTAAGCATGCAAGCAGTTTTACAGCAATTACTAATCCAACCGTTAACTCATATAAACGATTAGTTCCCGGCTATGAGGCACCTAGCTACATTGCTTGGTCAGGTGCAAACCGAAGCTGTTTGATGCGTATTCCTAATTCTCGTGGTATTAGTACTCGTGTTGAAGCGCGCAGTGTCGATCCATCAGCTAATCCTTACTTAGCATTAGCTGCTCTATTAGCCGCTGGTTTAGATGGGATAGAAAATAAATTGACTCCGCCTCCTGCAGTCGACCGAAACATTTATGTGATGACGAAAGAAGAACGTGAAGAAAATGGCGTTCATGATCTTCCTAGTACATTAGCGGATGCATTAGAGAAATTAAAGAAAAGTGATGTGATCATTAATTCATTAGGCGATCACTTATTTGAACATTTTATAGAAGCTAAAGAAATCGAATGGGAAATGTTCAAAACACAAGTCCACCCTTGGGAAAGAGAACAATATTTGAGAATGTATTAA
- a CDS encoding DMT family transporter: protein MRFWMGLSFAVAFEVIAVIFLSYSYGLTKLLPSIIAITFYFISILLYMWITRGKEVGVVGALFAGLGTVIILLVGYLAFNEKISTLKLIGVVLILAGVASLSRKPKPKPKGTGVIQ, encoded by the coding sequence GTGAGATTTTGGATGGGTTTATCATTCGCTGTTGCCTTTGAAGTAATAGCTGTAATTTTTTTAAGCTATTCCTACGGTCTAACTAAATTGCTCCCAAGTATCATTGCAATCACTTTTTATTTTATCTCCATATTATTATATATGTGGATTACCAGGGGTAAGGAAGTAGGAGTAGTAGGTGCTTTATTTGCAGGGCTTGGGACAGTAATAATCCTTTTAGTTGGATACTTAGCATTTAATGAAAAAATATCCACACTGAAATTAATAGGTGTTGTTCTAATTTTGGCAGGGGTTGCTAGCCTAAGTCGTAAACCTAAACCTAAACCTAAAGGAACAGGAGTGATTCAGTGA
- a CDS encoding DMT family transporter — MGIVILLISTICAVTGHIFVKKSEGMTNIKYTVFALLSFFAAIILLSIAIKYMNMGIAFAIWSGLSIVFNNLFNIIVYKEEFTFRKLKGLTLIVIGVIILEAF, encoded by the coding sequence ATGGGCATAGTTATATTGTTGATTTCAACAATATGTGCTGTAACAGGTCATATCTTCGTAAAAAAATCCGAAGGGATGACGAACATAAAGTACACCGTTTTTGCTTTGCTTTCATTTTTTGCGGCGATTATTTTGTTATCTATAGCCATAAAATACATGAATATGGGTATAGCTTTTGCAATATGGTCAGGTCTATCTATTGTATTTAATAATTTATTTAACATTATTGTATACAAAGAAGAGTTTACATTTCGTAAGTTAAAAGGCTTAACTTTAATTGTTATAGGAGTAATTATTTTAGAAGCCTTTTAA
- a CDS encoding ATP-binding cassette domain-containing protein yields MDKRKLENRIDEVLAIVGLTEHRRKLVANISGGMKKRLSLATAILHSPKILFLDEPTVGIDPVLRRTIWDHCSLFHFCPAIN; encoded by the coding sequence ATTGATAAACGTAAATTAGAAAATCGCATCGATGAAGTACTAGCTATAGTTGGTTTAACAGAGCATCGAAGAAAATTGGTGGCAAATATTTCTGGCGGTATGAAAAAGCGGCTTTCGCTTGCGACTGCCATTTTACATTCTCCTAAAATATTGTTCTTAGATGAACCGACAGTTGGAATCGACCCCGTTTTACGTCGTACTATTTGGGACCATTGTTCTTTATTCCATTTTTGTCCTGCAATTAATTAA
- a CDS encoding manganese catalase family protein has product MFYHVKELQYHAKPERPDPVYAKKLQEILGGQFGEISVMMQYLFQGWNIRGNGKYKDLLMDTGTEEIAHVEMIATMIARLLDGAPDVELEDAAKDPIIAAILGGSNPQHAIVSGLGAMPGDSVGNRWTADYIIASGNLLADFRANLNAESQGRLQVARLYEMTNDRGVRDMLSWLLARDTMHQNQWYAAICELEEKENIVVPSTFPRELEKQQVSYTLFNFSQGEASATGRWAHGRSMDGYGNFNYIDKPIAFGEVPHLKPAPKYIYNTPLWALRTSDDSPDPNMK; this is encoded by the coding sequence TTGTTTTATCATGTGAAGGAATTACAGTATCATGCTAAACCAGAGCGACCAGATCCGGTATATGCAAAAAAGTTACAGGAAATACTCGGGGGACAGTTTGGCGAGATTTCAGTAATGATGCAGTATTTATTTCAAGGATGGAATATACGTGGTAATGGAAAATACAAGGATTTATTAATGGATACAGGTACAGAAGAAATCGCACACGTAGAAATGATTGCAACAATGATAGCTAGATTATTAGATGGAGCGCCAGATGTCGAATTGGAAGACGCTGCTAAAGACCCGATTATTGCTGCAATCCTTGGTGGATCGAATCCACAGCATGCGATCGTTTCCGGACTCGGAGCAATGCCAGGAGATAGTGTTGGAAACCGCTGGACAGCAGATTATATCATTGCCAGTGGAAATTTACTAGCTGATTTTAGGGCAAACTTGAATGCTGAATCACAAGGACGCCTCCAAGTAGCTCGATTATATGAGATGACCAATGATCGCGGGGTAAGAGATATGCTTTCGTGGTTATTGGCAAGAGATACCATGCATCAAAACCAATGGTACGCAGCGATTTGTGAATTAGAAGAGAAGGAAAACATTGTAGTACCAAGTACATTTCCTCGGGAGTTAGAAAAGCAGCAAGTATCTTATACACTTTTCAATTTTTCCCAAGGAGAAGCAAGTGCAACAGGAAGGTGGGCACATGGCAGAAGTATGGACGGGTATGGAAACTTTAATTATATTGACAAGCCAATTGCTTTTGGAGAAGTACCGCATCTAAAGCCGGCTCCAAAATATATTTATAATACCCCTTTATGGGCTTTAAGAACATCGGATGACTCACCTGATCCGAATATGAAATAA
- the lexA gene encoding transcriptional repressor LexA gives MTKLSKRQQMILDYIKEEVMNKGYPPSVREIAKAVGLASSSTVHGHLARLEDKGYIRRDPTKPRAIEILDLGEDASIHKEEARYVPVIGKVTAGLPITAVENIEEFLPIPANSSSPDDNLFVLVIEGESMIEAGILDGDMVIVKQQNIAENGDIVVAMTTENEATVKRFFKEKDHFRLQPENSMMDPLIYKEVTILGKVIGLYRNIH, from the coding sequence ATGACTAAACTCTCCAAAAGACAGCAAATGATTTTAGATTATATTAAAGAAGAAGTTATGAATAAAGGTTATCCACCGTCTGTCCGTGAAATTGCGAAAGCAGTTGGCTTAGCGTCGAGTTCAACTGTTCACGGTCACTTAGCAAGGCTTGAAGATAAAGGCTATATCAGAAGAGATCCTACCAAGCCAAGAGCAATTGAAATACTAGATTTAGGTGAAGATGCTTCGATTCACAAGGAAGAAGCACGTTACGTTCCAGTAATTGGAAAAGTTACTGCTGGTTTACCTATTACTGCAGTGGAGAATATTGAAGAATTTTTGCCAATACCAGCAAATAGTTCGAGCCCTGATGATAATCTGTTTGTTTTAGTAATTGAAGGGGAAAGTATGATAGAAGCAGGTATTTTAGATGGCGATATGGTAATTGTGAAGCAACAAAACATTGCTGAAAATGGGGATATCGTCGTTGCCATGACCACGGAAAATGAAGCAACTGTTAAGCGTTTCTTTAAAGAAAAAGATCATTTTCGTCTACAACCTGAAAATTCGATGATGGATCCTTTAATCTATAAAGAAGTTACGATTTTAGGTAAAGTGATAGGCTTATATAGAAATATTCATTAA
- a CDS encoding ATP-binding cassette domain-containing protein, whose amino-acid sequence MDIQVSHVSKSFDKKKVIKDITFTIPTGEICCLLGPFGSGKTTLIRLMIGAIISICRRANAKYEHVKKGRIYAAE is encoded by the coding sequence ATGGATATTCAAGTCTCGCATGTCAGTAAAAGTTTTGATAAAAAGAAAGTCATAAAAGATATTACGTTCACAATTCCGACAGGTGAAATTTGTTGTTTACTTGGGCCTTTTGGTTCGGGAAAAACAACATTAATTCGCCTGATGATTGGCGCAATTATTTCAATTTGCAGACGTGCAAATGCCAAATATGAACATGTTAAAAAAGGTAGGATATATGCCGCAGAATAA
- a CDS encoding ABC transporter permease, with translation MNRQLESTPFYVVLFGTIVLYSIFVLQLIKFPGNIGWMLLAMVLLAVTAVLFGATISIFASSELQVVQMIPFTIIPQVFFSGLIPLDLIPYHLGNLSYIMPIYYGAAAIKGVMVYGDGFFQIWGYLIGLIAYSFLLYLINAQALKKFRKL, from the coding sequence ATGAACCGACAGTTGGAATCGACCCCGTTTTACGTCGTACTATTTGGGACCATTGTTCTTTATTCCATTTTTGTCCTGCAATTAATTAAGTTCCCGGGGAACATTGGTTGGATGTTGCTCGCGATGGTTTTATTAGCCGTGACAGCCGTTTTATTTGGTGCCACGATTTCCATTTTTGCTAGTTCAGAACTGCAAGTGGTACAAATGATCCCGTTTACCATCATTCCACAAGTGTTTTTTTCAGGGTTGATTCCCTTAGACTTGATTCCTTATCATCTCGGAAATTTGAGTTATATTATGCCTATTTATTACGGAGCAGCAGCAATCAAAGGTGTCATGGTTTATGGTGATGGTTTCTTTCAAATCTGGGGTTATCTTATCGGCCTAATCGCTTATTCATTTCTGCTATACCTAATAAACGCACAAGCATTGAAAAAATTCAGGAAACTTTAG
- a CDS encoding MerR family transcriptional regulator yields MNDKDRRSMPLFAIGIVMKLTELTARQIRYYEEHGLIHPERTSGNQRLFSFNDVDRLLEIKDYLDKGLNIAGIKLLLEEDNTKQKNDKKVSESSNLSDRELREILRNELKDPSFHIKTNLRQGELSRFFINF; encoded by the coding sequence TTGAATGATAAGGATCGTCGTTCGATGCCTTTATTTGCCATAGGTATTGTGATGAAGTTAACGGAATTAACAGCAAGGCAAATAAGGTATTATGAGGAGCACGGTTTAATTCACCCAGAAAGAACAAGTGGTAATCAACGTTTATTTTCGTTTAATGATGTGGATCGTTTGCTAGAAATCAAAGATTACTTGGATAAAGGTCTCAATATTGCTGGTATTAAGTTGCTTTTAGAAGAAGATAATACTAAGCAAAAAAATGATAAAAAAGTTTCAGAATCATCCAATCTATCTGATAGAGAATTGCGTGAAATTTTAAGGAATGAATTGAAAGATCCAAGCTTTCACATAAAAACAAATTTACGGCAAGGAGAACTTTCCAGGTTTTTCATTAACTTTTAG
- the iolG gene encoding inositol 2-dehydrogenase, giving the protein MKKITVGVIGAGRIGQLHANNLLRSDVYELKILADVYTDHLKETNFAKNIQNITNDVEVIFEDPDIDAVFICSSTDTHVDYIKRAARCNKHVFCEKPISLDVVLTKEALKVVHQCGVKLQVGFNRRFDKHFRSVRKLIQEDKIGKLHVVKITSRDPQIPPESYIKRSGGMFRDMTIHDFDMVRYLTGSEVAEVHVKAANLIDPVFSKYDDVDTAIITLILHNGAMAVIDSSRQAVYGYDQRIEVFGSNGAIEVDNEVETNIKVSTKNSISINHPKLFFLERYRDTYIAEINEFAHVIDNKAELSCSGEDSYQAELLAMAAYKSWKENRTISMSEILEVYT; this is encoded by the coding sequence ATGAAGAAAATTACTGTTGGCGTGATTGGAGCGGGAAGAATTGGTCAATTACATGCCAATAATTTATTACGATCTGATGTTTATGAATTAAAGATATTAGCTGATGTTTATACAGATCATTTAAAAGAAACAAACTTCGCAAAAAATATTCAGAATATTACCAATGATGTTGAAGTTATTTTTGAAGATCCTGATATTGACGCTGTGTTTATTTGTTCTTCTACAGATACACATGTGGATTATATTAAACGTGCTGCAAGATGTAATAAACATGTTTTTTGTGAGAAGCCGATTAGTTTAGATGTTGTTTTAACCAAAGAGGCACTAAAAGTCGTTCATCAATGTGGTGTGAAACTTCAAGTTGGTTTTAATCGTCGTTTTGATAAACACTTTCGCTCCGTTCGTAAACTGATCCAAGAAGATAAAATTGGTAAATTACATGTTGTGAAAATTACTTCTCGTGACCCGCAAATCCCTCCAGAATCCTATATAAAACGTTCAGGAGGAATGTTTAGGGATATGACGATACATGATTTTGATATGGTTCGGTATTTAACGGGTAGTGAGGTAGCTGAAGTTCATGTGAAAGCTGCAAATTTAATTGATCCGGTATTTTCTAAATATGATGATGTCGATACTGCAATTATTACACTCATTCTGCATAATGGAGCCATGGCTGTAATTGATAGTTCTCGTCAGGCTGTTTATGGATATGATCAACGTATTGAGGTGTTTGGCAGTAATGGAGCTATTGAAGTAGACAACGAAGTGGAGACAAATATAAAAGTCTCGACAAAAAATTCTATTTCTATTAATCATCCAAAATTATTTTTTCTTGAACGGTATAGGGATACTTATATTGCGGAAATAAATGAATTTGCACATGTAATCGATAATAAAGCTGAACTTTCATGTAGCGGTGAAGACAGTTATCAAGCTGAATTACTAGCTATGGCAGCTTATAAATCATGGAAAGAAAATAGAACTATATCCATGTCTGAAATACTTGAGGTTTATACATAA